In a single window of the Treponema primitia ZAS-1 genome:
- a CDS encoding translocation/assembly module TamB domain-containing protein yields the protein MNTPVKTEAGKYRNKSVYRLIRFGIELLIFLALVVVSTFLLRPLQLEIQDRMTGFRNDLLSKAELFLDRRIEYASMGPSVFGSLDIRNIRIYDSDAEPMMTIDRFRLTYSFWDLVRGQIPGAIRSVRIDRPVVILDLKRDANLRDRFAPPAGKTGINFRKDTVRRITSLIPEDLLLRVRGAEFRVLTGESTIHVEGLNFDTQAEAGRFLFSGQWSAQAELAGFLNQSFATAMSGRIDGELSRDMNNGSINLRIPTFSGDFFVFRTMTVNLTLTEREIEIRKINDRLPVDFSLDYEFDTRRMGISFRAEDFTPRDLLTFTGSWRKYNPYLSVRSTGFASIGHSPEGDVSYEIDLAGSLQPNETVGRISYAVAGKGDDKYFDFTRCDFSLLQGDLAYSGGLGLDPFARGTSLQVAPNGVFHVKDFSLTGDGEINGDFTVSSTGRTMNLFGEHVSMGNVEFSALDGDLVQEAKGFSFSLSALRFHNIESYEDVRLASLSLEGSYDRDPAHLQGSLALDSFAVSDMLDMIRPLRDLAAVPEMTKGITQDVSITTEVFVTTDFEHVLYNAPRLVAAYSGKQDVLTMVSVSGTDLRFELSEGQVVWAEGGAEAAGFADFSNPDDITFSFQTSYKDMFYFMDGEFLDRHSLSIHGSYGLQVYVSTTDYGGYSGYIEASSFPIPMNEQFSRLSFLLSLRFDDSDYWSVMVDHFDVQDLITPVSAITSLSVSGEVNQNGLRFRRILFDDGRGPLTGRATAFWGQNFSNPSGDLIIRNQEEEEIARIDASYRGEVVDINFSGTNVQLARFLRNSRNTLLSGKVDIHWRSLDSYSANINLIELSARIGDNDITLAGSAAIDQDTISLQEFRMQYNTLEGEFDQLRIDRRNSYATAAARIGGIFMGRNMDMAFNTEMHFAPINSWFNLSQAIESFDGALIMQNIRLDAIRSRQPFNFIFSRNHTQLSLSGGPGDMLRLQVSDQGAFYAAFSNPAPFRGSVVGTIIGNTINAQTSNLYVDMASLWRFIPGKEIVNVPGGFVEASVEIRGSLGDPEFFGTARVNSLRLQVPQFIREDIEPVPTTITLEGNEMSFGPIPARVGSGSGMASGWFRFDRWVPNIFILDIQVPDETAIPFGVDIAGIQADGDVSGHLVLSMEDMILKVSGDLTGNNAEINLDTQQISLHPMEAAEGTMHTSKSSVVTDLRITTGSKVEFVYPSREFPVIRANTGAGTGIRITTDTSTGRFTVEGDVAVRSGEIFYFQRSFYIQEGVLSFNESDMHFDPQISARAEARDRTDEGAVTISMIVDSSPLRSFIPRFESNPPLSQFEIFSLLGQNVTGASSEESNDSIRSMVLASGDFLAQFYLVRRFERAVRDVLGMDMFSVRTQILQNAIFQATGLQEPVDRISGVGNYFDNTTVFLGKYFGPDVFGQAMLSFRYDENRTSFGDISRDGFTLGAGISLEADIGLEIRGPLFDIQFNVAPRHMDPRIVEDFSLTLSWKRSIRNLSDLWKKEP from the coding sequence GTGAATACTCCCGTAAAAACAGAGGCCGGTAAATACAGAAACAAATCGGTTTACCGTTTGATTCGTTTCGGTATAGAACTTCTCATTTTTCTCGCCCTAGTGGTGGTAAGTACTTTTTTGCTCAGGCCCCTTCAGTTGGAAATACAGGACAGGATGACCGGGTTCCGAAACGATCTGCTGTCTAAGGCGGAGCTCTTTCTGGACCGGCGTATCGAATATGCCTCCATGGGCCCCTCTGTTTTCGGATCCCTGGACATACGGAATATCCGGATATACGACTCGGATGCCGAACCGATGATGACCATAGACCGTTTTCGTCTTACCTATTCCTTCTGGGATTTGGTCCGGGGGCAGATCCCGGGGGCGATCCGTTCTGTCCGTATCGACCGGCCGGTGGTAATCCTGGATTTGAAGCGGGATGCGAATCTAAGAGACCGTTTTGCGCCTCCGGCAGGGAAAACTGGAATTAATTTTCGGAAAGATACGGTGCGGAGAATTACCTCCCTGATCCCGGAGGATCTGCTGCTCCGGGTGCGTGGGGCTGAATTCAGGGTTTTAACAGGGGAAAGTACGATCCATGTAGAGGGGCTCAATTTTGATACCCAGGCGGAGGCTGGGCGCTTCCTGTTCTCCGGCCAATGGTCCGCCCAGGCTGAACTAGCCGGTTTTTTAAATCAATCCTTCGCTACAGCCATGTCCGGCCGGATTGACGGGGAACTGTCCCGGGATATGAACAACGGCAGTATTAATCTCCGTATTCCCACTTTTTCGGGGGATTTCTTTGTTTTCAGAACCATGACAGTAAACCTGACCCTTACGGAAAGGGAAATAGAAATACGGAAGATCAACGATCGCCTTCCGGTTGATTTTTCCCTGGACTATGAATTTGATACCCGGCGTATGGGTATTAGTTTTCGGGCGGAAGATTTTACTCCCCGGGATTTGCTTACCTTCACCGGTTCCTGGCGGAAGTACAACCCCTACCTGAGTGTGCGCAGCACCGGTTTTGCCTCCATAGGGCATTCCCCCGAAGGGGATGTTTCCTACGAGATCGATCTGGCCGGTTCTTTGCAGCCAAACGAGACGGTAGGACGAATTTCCTACGCTGTCGCCGGTAAGGGGGATGACAAGTACTTTGACTTTACCCGTTGCGATTTCAGCCTCCTCCAGGGAGATCTGGCTTATTCCGGTGGTTTGGGGCTGGACCCCTTTGCGCGGGGAACTTCGTTGCAAGTTGCGCCAAACGGGGTTTTTCATGTAAAGGATTTTTCCCTCACCGGAGATGGGGAAATCAATGGTGATTTCACCGTAAGCAGTACCGGACGGACCATGAACCTCTTCGGGGAACATGTATCCATGGGTAATGTGGAGTTCTCTGCCTTGGACGGGGATCTGGTCCAGGAGGCTAAAGGTTTTTCCTTTAGCCTTTCAGCGCTGCGCTTCCACAATATAGAATCCTACGAGGATGTGCGGCTCGCCAGCCTGTCCCTGGAAGGTTCCTATGACCGGGATCCCGCTCATCTTCAGGGAAGCCTTGCCCTGGATTCCTTCGCCGTATCGGATATGCTGGATATGATCCGGCCCTTACGGGATCTCGCTGCTGTTCCGGAAATGACCAAAGGTATTACCCAAGATGTGTCGATCACCACCGAGGTATTTGTTACCACCGACTTCGAGCATGTCCTCTACAATGCCCCCCGGCTGGTGGCAGCCTATTCGGGGAAGCAGGATGTCTTAACCATGGTATCCGTATCCGGAACGGACCTGCGCTTTGAGCTAAGCGAAGGGCAGGTTGTCTGGGCCGAAGGGGGCGCGGAAGCTGCGGGCTTTGCCGATTTTTCAAACCCCGATGATATTACCTTCTCTTTCCAGACATCCTATAAGGACATGTTCTATTTTATGGACGGGGAATTCCTGGATAGACATTCTCTTAGTATCCATGGTTCTTATGGGTTACAGGTATATGTTTCCACCACCGATTATGGGGGATATTCCGGATACATAGAAGCCTCTTCCTTTCCGATCCCCATGAATGAACAGTTTTCCCGTTTAAGTTTTCTCCTGTCGCTGCGTTTTGACGATTCCGATTACTGGTCCGTTATGGTGGACCATTTTGATGTGCAGGATCTGATTACCCCGGTGTCGGCAATTACATCCCTAAGCGTTTCCGGGGAAGTTAATCAGAATGGGCTGCGATTCAGGCGTATCCTCTTTGATGACGGTCGGGGACCCCTAACGGGCAGGGCAACCGCTTTCTGGGGACAGAATTTTTCTAATCCTTCCGGAGATCTCATTATCCGGAACCAGGAGGAGGAGGAAATTGCCCGTATAGATGCATCTTACCGCGGAGAGGTGGTGGATATCAATTTCTCCGGAACGAATGTCCAACTGGCCCGTTTTTTGCGGAATTCTCGTAATACGCTTCTGTCGGGGAAAGTCGATATTCACTGGCGATCCCTGGACTCTTATTCCGCCAATATTAACCTGATCGAACTGAGTGCCAGGATAGGGGACAACGATATTACCCTTGCAGGGTCTGCCGCGATTGACCAGGATACGATCTCCCTCCAGGAATTTCGGATGCAGTATAACACCCTGGAGGGGGAATTTGATCAGCTCCGTATAGACCGGCGGAATTCCTATGCAACGGCCGCTGCCCGGATCGGAGGAATCTTTATGGGCCGGAACATGGATATGGCCTTTAATACGGAGATGCATTTTGCCCCCATCAATTCCTGGTTTAACCTGTCTCAGGCTATAGAGAGCTTCGATGGCGCCCTTATTATGCAGAACATCCGTTTGGATGCCATACGGTCCCGGCAGCCCTTTAATTTTATATTTTCCCGCAATCATACCCAACTGTCCCTTTCCGGCGGCCCCGGGGATATGCTCCGGTTGCAGGTTTCCGATCAGGGGGCTTTTTATGCCGCTTTTTCAAACCCCGCACCGTTTAGGGGCTCCGTGGTTGGTACCATTATTGGTAATACTATCAATGCCCAGACATCAAATCTGTATGTAGACATGGCCTCTCTTTGGCGCTTTATCCCTGGGAAGGAAATTGTCAATGTACCCGGGGGCTTCGTCGAGGCATCGGTGGAGATTCGGGGCAGCCTGGGAGACCCGGAATTTTTCGGAACCGCCCGGGTAAACAGCCTGCGCCTCCAGGTTCCCCAGTTTATACGGGAGGACATAGAGCCGGTACCAACGACCATAACCCTGGAGGGGAACGAAATGAGTTTCGGCCCCATCCCTGCCCGGGTTGGCTCCGGTTCCGGCATGGCTTCCGGATGGTTCCGTTTTGATCGGTGGGTACCGAATATTTTTATCCTGGATATCCAGGTCCCGGATGAAACGGCCATCCCCTTCGGCGTGGATATTGCGGGTATCCAGGCGGATGGTGATGTATCGGGCCATCTTGTTCTGTCCATGGAAGACATGATTTTAAAGGTTTCCGGAGATTTGACGGGTAACAATGCGGAAATAAACCTGGATACCCAGCAAATTTCCCTACATCCCATGGAAGCCGCCGAAGGAACCATGCATACTTCAAAATCTTCTGTGGTGACGGATCTCCGCATTACCACCGGTTCCAAGGTCGAATTTGTGTATCCCTCCCGGGAATTTCCGGTGATTCGGGCAAATACGGGAGCGGGAACGGGAATCCGTATTACCACCGATACCAGCACGGGACGTTTTACCGTAGAAGGGGATGTCGCCGTCCGGAGCGGGGAAATATTCTATTTCCAGCGGAGTTTTTACATCCAGGAAGGAGTTTTATCCTTCAATGAAAGCGATATGCATTTTGATCCCCAAATTTCCGCCCGCGCGGAAGCCCGTGACCGTACCGATGAGGGGGCGGTAACCATTTCTATGATCGTGGACAGTTCTCCACTCCGATCCTTCATCCCCCGGTTTGAGTCCAACCCTCCGCTTTCACAGTTTGAAATTTTTTCGCTTTTAGGGCAGAATGTAACCGGGGCTTCCTCGGAAGAATCCAATGACTCGATTCGGAGTATGGTATTGGCAAGCGGGGACTTTCTGGCACAGTTTTACCTGGTCCGGCGTTTTGAACGGGCGGTCCGGGATGTACTTGGTATGGATATGTTCTCGGTTCGTACCCAGATCCTGCAAAATGCCATATTTCAAGCCACGGGACTTCAAGAACCGGTTGACAGGATTAGCGGTGTCGGTAACTATTTTGATAATACGACTGTTTTCTTAGGTAAGTACTTCGGGCCTGATGTTTTTGGCCAGGCAATGTTATCATTCCGGTATGACGAGAACAGGACTAGCTTTGGAGATATCTCCCGGGACGGTTTCACCCTCGGGGCGGGGATATCCCTGGAAGCGGATATTGGGCTTGAAATTCGCGGTCCACTGTTTGATATTCAATTTAATGTTGCCCCCCGGCATATGGACCCTAGGATTGTCGAAGATTTTTCTCTTACTTTGTCATGGAAAAGATCGATTAGAAATTTGAGCGATTTATGGAAGAAGGAGCCTTGA
- the tmk gene encoding dTMP kinase — protein MSIIPNFVVFEGGDGSGTSTQMEILRRRFTASPPAPKGKPRCKLHSTVEPTDGPVGKLIRQALGGKLPLQPETLARLFSADRQEHLYGPGGIAEHCAQGELVVCDRYVLSSLVYQGITCKEDLPMLLNRDFPGPGLLFFFDLDPDIAVKRLENRPEKEIFEYRDFQVQVRLLYRELLPWYAGEGVRTVSIDASQSPEKVAADVWRELEKMPILKGEI, from the coding sequence ATGAGTATTATACCAAATTTCGTCGTTTTTGAGGGGGGCGATGGCAGCGGAACTTCCACCCAAATGGAAATTCTCCGCCGCCGTTTTACCGCTTCCCCGCCGGCCCCGAAGGGGAAACCCCGGTGCAAGCTCCACAGTACGGTGGAACCAACTGATGGCCCCGTGGGGAAGCTAATCCGCCAAGCCTTGGGGGGAAAGCTCCCCCTCCAGCCGGAAACCCTGGCCCGGCTTTTCTCCGCAGACCGCCAGGAACACCTCTACGGACCGGGGGGCATCGCCGAACACTGCGCACAAGGGGAGCTGGTGGTCTGTGACCGTTATGTGCTGTCCTCTCTGGTATACCAGGGCATCACCTGTAAAGAGGACCTGCCCATGCTTTTAAACCGGGATTTCCCGGGCCCGGGCCTGCTTTTTTTCTTTGACCTGGACCCGGATATTGCGGTAAAACGGCTGGAAAACCGCCCGGAAAAGGAAATCTTCGAATACCGGGACTTCCAGGTACAAGTCCGCCTGCTTTATCGAGAACTGCTGCCATGGTACGCCGGCGAAGGGGTACGGACGGTGAGCATAGACGCCTCCCAAAGTCCGGAAAAAGTGGCTGCAGATGTTTGGAGGGAGCTTGAAAAAATGCCGATACTCAAAGGAGAAATCTGA